From a single Anomaloglossus baeobatrachus isolate aAnoBae1 chromosome 4, aAnoBae1.hap1, whole genome shotgun sequence genomic region:
- the PMCH gene encoding pro-MCH produces the protein MVRMISLSYPLIISLSILSQGFLFSLSKSIRKAENDVLLDTIALRKALRNGDAIYKSSTNPQDQYSMDEGEEERNIKSAGSENTYVSHDVNPLNVGVKQIPFSTLKSSSQNSENGDETVELTHERRDIGEEENAAKFPIGRRDFDMLRCMLGRVYRPCWQI, from the exons ATGGTAAGAATGATCAGCTTAAGCTATCCACTCATAATATCTTTATCCATTCTATCCCAAGGCTTCCTGTTTTCCTTGTCCAAGTCTATTCGAAAAGCAGAGAATGATGTCTTACTAGATACGATCGCTCTAAGGAAAGCATTAAGGAATGGAGACGCAATATACAAATCCTCGACTAACCCGCAGGACCAGTACTCTATGGATGAAGGCGAGGAGGAACGAAACATAAAG AGCGCAGGATCTGAAAACACTTACGTCAGCCATGATGTTAACCCATTAAACGTTGGGGTGAAACAGATTCCATTTTCTACATTGAAAAGCTCATCCCAAAATTCAGAGAATGGAGATGAAACTGTTGAGCTAACGCATGAAAGAAGAGATATCGGGGAAGAAGAAAATGCAGCAAAGTTTCCAATTGGGAGAAGAGACTTTGATA